A window of the Xenopus laevis strain J_2021 chromosome 9_10L, Xenopus_laevis_v10.1, whole genome shotgun sequence genome harbors these coding sequences:
- the LOC121398197 gene encoding general transcription factor II-I repeat domain-containing protein 2-like, with protein MAFRISESKKEHRKRKVTEEGRVFKENWTEEYFFVEANSKALCLICGEYVQVFKDYNLKRHYMQKHAAKFSVYQGMCRKDKAMELKKSLSSQQNLFKKVITQTESIVKASYVVTYLIAKKSKPFTDGEFIKQCMESVADIICPEKKGDISKISLSHQTIARRTEDIGKSVERCLKSKAAKFKYYALAVDESTDATDTAQLAIFMRGIDNEYNVTEEMASLVPLKDTTKSRDLYEAVKNMLNRYSLSFVNISGIVTDGAPAMVGRREGLVKLIENDAIAAKNSHLMKYHCIVHQENLCAKALKMDNIMQIVIKAVNFIRAKGLNHRQFQEFLRSIDADCGDVIYFSEVRWLSRGQMLKRFYDLRHEVKSFMVSKAKCVPELDDENWLTDLAFLVDLTSHLNDLNMRLQGKNQLINTMFQGITAFQTKLKLWEDQIKANNFMHFNTLAKHVPVNTEKYAALLYDLIQEFEKRFQDFRENKQHFAIFATPFSVDINMLPANFQMECIELQSDFQLKEKFDHVSLLDFYRSYLPRDKYPSLHNHALFMSSLFGSTYICEQLFSRMKHTKSKIRTKLSDEHLENSLRIATTSMEPDIDALVYQTQCQKSH; from the coding sequence ATGGCTTTCAGAATCTCTGAATCGAAAAAagaacacagaaaaagaaaagttacAGAGGAAGGAAGAGTGTTTAAAGAAAATTGGACAGAAGAGTACTTTTTTGTTGAGGCAAACAGTAAAGCACTCTGCTTAATTTGTGGTGAATATGTGCAAGTTTTCAAAGACTATAATTTAAAAAGGCATTATATGCAAAAACATGCTGCAAAATTCTCTGTGTATCAAGGAATGTGTCGTAAGGACAAAGCAATGGAACTTAAGAAAAGTCTGTCTTCTcaacaaaatttatttaaaaaagttattaCTCAGACAGAATCTATTGTAAAAGCTAGTTATGTGGTAACATATTTAAtagcaaaaaaatcaaaaccatttACTGATGGTGAGTTTATTAAGCAATGTATGGAAAGTGTGGCAGACATAATTTGCCCTGAAAAAAAAGGGGATATTTCTAAAATAAGTTTGTCACACCAGACTATAGCCAGGCGAACAGAAGACATTGGAAAATCTGTTGAAAGATGTTTGAAGAGTAAAGCTGCTAAATTTAAATATTATGCTTTGGCAGTGGATGAAAGCACTGATGCTACAGATACGGCTCAACTTGCCATTTTTATGAGAGGTATTGATAATGAATATAATGTTACTGAAGAGATGGCTTCTTTAGTGCCATTAAAAGACACAACTAAATCAAGAGATTTATATGAAgcagtaaaaaatatgttaaatagatATTCTCTGTCTTTTGTAAACATATCTGGTATAGTTACTGATGGTGCCCCAGCAATGGTAGGTAGAAGAGAGGGACTTGTAAAATTAATAGAAAATGATGCAATTGCTGCCAAAAACTCACATTTAATGAAGTATCATTGCATAGTACATCAAGAAAATTTATGtgcaaaagctttaaaaatggaTAACATCATGCAAATAGTGATAAAGGCTGTGAATTTCATAAGGGCCAAGGGCTTGAATCATCGCCAGTTCCAGGAATTTCTTAGAAGTATAGATGCTGACTGTGGTGATGTCATTTACTTCTCAGAAGTAAGATGGCTAAGTCGAGGCCAAATGTTGAAAAGATTTTATGATTTGCGACATGAAGTAAAGTCATTTATGGTATCAAAAGCAAAATGTGTGCCTGAACTTGATGATGAAAACTGGCTTACAGATTTAGCATTTTTAGTGGATTTGACCTCCCATTTGAATGACTTAAATATGCGTCTTCAAGGTAAAAACCAGCTTATCAACACAATGTTCCAAGGCATAACAGCATTCCAAACGAAActaaaattatgggaagatcaaaTTAAGGCAAACAATTTTATGCATTTCAACACATTGGCCAAACATGTTCCTGTGAACACTGAAAAATATGCAGCCTTGCTTTATGATTTGATAcaagaatttgaaaaacgttttcaggatttcagggaaaataaacaacattttgctATATTTGCAACACCATTTTCAGTTGACATAAATATGTTACCTGCCAATTTTCAAATGGAATGCATTGAGCTGCAATCTGACTTCCAGCTTAAGGAAAAATTTGATCATGTGTCTTTACTGGACTTTTATAGGTCCTATCTTCCCAGAGATAAATATCCCTCACTGCACAACCATGCCTTATTCATGTCATCACTTTTTGGCAGCACCtatatttgtgagcaacttttttcaagaatgaagcacactaagagtaaaattagaaccaaattatctgatgagcaccttgaaaattcactgagaattgcaactacttcaatggaaccagatattgatgcattagtttatcaaacacaatgtcaaaaatcccactag
- the LOC121397996 gene encoding olfactory receptor 154-like — MGGNNGTSVEEFILLGFSHFPHLRLLLICVFSCLYICTLLWNSLIILLIIKDSQLHTPMYFFLANLSFLDIISPSITMPKMITDLVSKKGVLPYSACIAQLYLTLTSFATESNVLSAMAFDRYVAICKPLQYTKIMSHKMCCKLACGSWLLASVVCLMLSLLTNSLDFCCPNQINHFFCDLLPLLYLACSDITLTLILVYASDIIIGICNCVVIFSSYISIAIAIKKIKSHEGRKKAFLTCISHIVVVSMYYGTTIVIYLHEIKSYAESKNRAAALIYTTVTPLLNPLIYSLRNNDVKNALKKFFFKSYLK, encoded by the coding sequence ATGGGAGGAAACAACGGCACTTCTGTTGAAGAATTTATCCTGCTTGGCTTTTCTCACTTTCCTCATCTTCGACTTTTACTTATCTGTGTCTTCTCATGCCTCTATATTTGCACATTACTATGGAACAGCCTCATCATCCTGCTCATTATAAAGGACTCGCAACTTCATACGCCAATGTATTTCTTCCTGGCAAATCTCTCCTTCTTAGACATTATTTCCCCATCAATCACAATGCCAAAAATGATTACAGATCTTGTATCCAAGAAAGGTGTTTTGCCTTATAGTGCCTGCATTGCCCAGTTGTATCTCACACTTACAAGCTTTGCAACAGAATCCAATGTACTTTCCGCCATGGCGTTTGATCGGTATGTTGCCATTTGTAAGCCCCTTCAGTACACAAAGATAATGAGTCACAAAATGTGCTGTAAACTGGCCTGTGGGTCATGGCTATTAGCAAGCGTTGTTTGTCTCATGTTGTCTTTGTTAACTAACAGCTTAGATTTCTGTTGCCCAAACCAGATCAACCACTTCTTCTGTGATCTTCTCCCACTTCTTTATCTTGCCTGTTCTGACATTACTTTGACTCTTATTTTGGTGTATGCATCTGACATTATTATTGGGATATGCAATTGTGTGGTCATTTTCAGCTCCTACATTAGCATTGCAAttgccattaaaaaaattaaatctcatgAAGGAAGGAAAAAAGCTTTTTTAACATGCATTTCGCACATTGTGGTGGTCAGTATGTATTATGGTACAACCATTGTCATATATTTGCACGAAATTAAGAGTTATGCTGAGTCCAAAAACAGGGCAGCTGCTTTAATCTATACAACAGTTACCCCATTGCTCAACCCATTAATATATAGTTTGCGAAACAATGATGTAAAGAATGcattaaagaaattttttttcaaaagttatcTGAAATAA
- the LOC121398032 gene encoding olfactory receptor 5V1-like, translating to MEEHNATSVETFILLGFSHLPHLRLFLICVFSYLYIFTLLWNNLIILLIINDSKLHTPMYFFLANLSFIDVISPSITMPKMITDLVSKNGVIPYRDCITQLCLILTCVATESNVLFIMAFDRYVAICNPLQYTKIMSYKMCSKLTCGSWLIGSFFSIMLSLLTNSIDFCGPNQVNHFFCDILPLFYLACSDITLNVTLLYASDILNGICNFVVILSSYVSIASAIKKIKSEEGRKKAFLTCSSHIMVVCMYYGTTIVTYLHSIKNYSESKDRTAAVIYTTVTPLLNPLIYSFRNNDVKRALKKVFCK from the coding sequence ATGGAAGAACACAATGCTACTTCTGTTGAAACATTTATCCTGCTTGGCTTCTCTCACCTCCCTCATCTTCGACTCTTCCTAATCTGTGTCTTCTCATACCTCTATATTTTCACTTTACTGTGGAACAACCTCATCATCCTGCTCATTATAAATGACTCTAAACTTCATACGCCAATGTATTTCTTCCTGGCAAATCTCTCCTTCATAGATGTGATTTCACCATCAATCACAATGCCTAAAATGATTACGGATCTTGTCTCCAAGAACGGCGTTATACCTTATCGTGACTGCATTACTCAGTTGTGTCTAATACTTACATGTGTTGCAACAGAATCCAATGTACTTTTCATCATGGCTTTTGACCGATATGTTGCTATTTGTAACCCCCTTCAGTACACAAAAATTATGAGTTACAAAATGTGCAGTAAGTTGACATGTGGTTCATGGCTAATAGGGAGCTTCTTTTCTATCATGCTGTCTTTGCTTACCAACAGCATTGATTTCTGTGGCCCAAACCAGGTCAACCACTTCTTTTGTGATATTCTCCCACTTTTTTATCTTGCCTGCTCTGACATTACTTTGAATGTAACTTTGCTGTATGCATCTGATATTTTAAATGGGATATGTAATTTCGTGGTTATTCTCAGCTCCTATGTTAGCATTGCAAGtgccattaaaaaaattaaatctgaagAAGGGAGGAAAAAAGCTTTTTTAACATGCAGTTCACACATTATGGTGGTCTGTATGTATTATGGTACAACCATTGTCACATATTTGCATTCTATTAAGAACTACTCTGAATCCAAAGACAGAACAGCTGCTGTTATCTATACAACAGTTACCCCATTGCTCAACCCATTAATATATAGTTTTCGAAACAATGATGTAAAGAGGGCCCTAAAGAAAGTGTTTTGTAAATAG